In Kordia antarctica, the following proteins share a genomic window:
- a CDS encoding dihydroorotase: MKNTVLATILLIFFSSSIYSQNSNSTIQVGDTFTIGEAYNDNYKHINFPNANFIIKKGGIASYSNIKGEKVEVTSIEEKKDGSLVATIQLTSKRQFFNSHKYVTVVINEAIRNKELMKI; the protein is encoded by the coding sequence ATGAAAAATACAGTTTTAGCGACTATTTTATTGATCTTCTTTTCAAGTAGTATCTATTCTCAAAATTCTAATTCAACTATTCAAGTTGGAGATACTTTTACAATTGGGGAAGCTTATAATGATAATTACAAGCATATTAATTTTCCGAATGCGAACTTTATTATTAAAAAAGGTGGAATTGCGAGTTACAGCAATATCAAAGGCGAAAAAGTGGAAGTGACATCAATTGAAGAAAAGAAAGATGGAAGTTTGGTGGCAACAATACAATTAACTTCTAAAAGACAATTTTTTAATAGTCATAAATACGTGACTGTAGTTATAAATGAAGCAATTCGCAATAAAGAATTGATGAAGATTTGA
- the pabB gene encoding aminodeoxychorismate synthase component I, protein MRVTLKIALENPAIIKQQLLVWSQQYHEVSWLDSNDYQSHSRDFDAILAVEALTLLQTDHVNAFQKLDEYQKTTNDWIFGYLSYDLKNAVENLVSQNHDGLDFPELYFFQPKKIFLLKGNTLEVQYLKMVDDELEEDIQAILNTKIDQEIFTHEDSNKEHRPKIKLRIHKDEYHEKVTKLLSHIHRGDIYEANFCQEFYAENAEIDPLSTYTHLNSISKPPFATYMRLSDKYILSASPERYIKKKGIKITSQPIKGTAKRLEDPTEDAAIAIALQKDEKERAENIMIVDLVRNDLAKTATKGSVQVEELCKIYTFNQVHQLISTVTSEVSETQNPVEILRTTFPMGSMTGAPKISAMQIIEDLEETKRGIYSGAIGYFTPENDFDFNVVIRSILYNSTKKYVSYSVGGAITAKSIPEKEYEECLIKAKAMREVLE, encoded by the coding sequence TTGAGAGTCACGTTAAAAATTGCCTTAGAAAATCCTGCTATCATAAAGCAACAATTGTTAGTATGGAGTCAACAATATCATGAAGTTAGTTGGCTCGATTCAAATGATTATCAGTCGCATAGCAGAGATTTTGACGCTATTTTGGCGGTTGAAGCGTTGACACTTTTGCAAACCGATCATGTAAATGCTTTTCAGAAATTAGACGAATATCAAAAAACAACCAACGATTGGATTTTTGGCTATCTTTCATACGATTTAAAGAATGCTGTAGAAAATTTAGTTTCCCAAAACCATGACGGTTTGGACTTTCCAGAGTTGTATTTCTTTCAACCTAAAAAAATATTTCTATTGAAAGGAAATACGCTAGAAGTTCAGTATTTGAAAATGGTTGATGATGAATTGGAAGAAGATATTCAAGCAATTCTAAACACAAAAATCGATCAAGAAATTTTCACACATGAAGATTCTAATAAGGAACATCGCCCTAAAATAAAACTCCGCATTCACAAAGATGAATACCACGAAAAGGTAACCAAATTGCTTTCACATATTCATCGTGGCGACATTTACGAAGCAAACTTCTGTCAAGAATTTTATGCAGAAAATGCAGAAATTGATCCGTTATCAACCTATACACATCTAAATTCAATCTCAAAGCCACCTTTTGCGACCTATATGAGATTGAGTGACAAATACATTCTTTCGGCTTCGCCAGAACGTTATATCAAGAAAAAAGGCATTAAAATTACTTCGCAACCAATCAAAGGAACTGCCAAACGTTTGGAAGATCCAACGGAAGATGCAGCAATCGCAATTGCGTTGCAGAAAGACGAAAAAGAGCGTGCAGAAAACATTATGATTGTCGATTTAGTCAGAAATGATCTGGCAAAAACTGCTACAAAAGGAAGCGTACAAGTGGAAGAGTTGTGCAAAATTTACACCTTCAATCAAGTACATCAATTAATTTCTACGGTAACTTCGGAAGTATCGGAAACGCAAAATCCTGTGGAAATTCTACGAACAACTTTCCCAATGGGAAGTATGACTGGCGCGCCAAAAATTTCGGCAATGCAAATTATTGAAGATTTAGAAGAAACCAAACGCGGCATTTATTCGGGCGCCATTGGTTATTTTACACCAGAAAATGATTTCGATTTCAATGTCGTTATTCGCTCTATTTTATACAACAGCACAAAAAAGTACGTTTCTTATTCCGTTGGTGGCGCAATTACTGCAAAGTCCATTCCTGAGAAAGAATACGAAGAGTGTTTGATAAAGGCAAAAGCGATGCGTGAGGTTTTGGAGTAA
- a CDS encoding aconitate hydratase encodes MAFDIDMIKKVYATIVERVDKAREITGKPLTLSEKILYSHLWDGTATKAFVRGKDYVDFAPDRIACQDATAQMALLQFMQAGKTKVAVPTTVHCDHLIQAKVGATSDLQAAMNNSSEVFNFLESVSNKYGIGFWKPGAGIIHQVVLENYAFPGGMMIGTDSHTVNAGGLGMVAIGVGGADAVDVMAGMPWELKFPKLIGVKLTGKISGWTAPKDVILKVAGIVSAKGGTGAIVEYFGPGAIGLSCTGKGTICNMGAEIGATTSTFGYDESMERYLRATDRSDVADAANEVKEYLTGDAAVYANPEQYFDQVIEINLSELTPLLNGPFTPDLSTTVGSAMTKKAQENDWPMQVEWGLIGSCTNSSYEDLSRASSIAQQALDKGLKMKSELGINPGSEQVRYTAERDGILQVFEKLDAKIFTNACGPCIGQWARYSDPKNAPKNSIVHSFNRNFAKRADGNPNTHAFVASPEITAAIAISGRLDFNPITDKLINENGEEVMFDEPTGWELPPKGFEVKDNGFLAPEEDGSHVQITVNPDSERLELLTPFTPIGNEINGAKLLIKAFGKCTTDHISMAGPWLRFRGHLDNISNNCLIGAVNAYNMKTNFVKSQLDGEYDAVPKTARAYKAAGIYTIVVGDHNYGEGSSREHAAMEPRHLGVAAVLVKSFARIHETNLKKQGMLGLTFATETDYNLILEDDTFNFLDLNEFAPGKPLTIEAVHADGSKDIIVANHTYNQSQIEWYNEGSALNLIKKENGAV; translated from the coding sequence ATGGCCTTTGATATTGATATGATAAAAAAGGTTTACGCAACAATAGTGGAACGTGTAGATAAAGCGCGTGAAATTACGGGTAAACCATTAACACTTTCAGAAAAAATACTATACTCACATTTATGGGATGGAACGGCAACGAAAGCTTTCGTTAGAGGTAAAGACTATGTAGATTTTGCTCCAGATCGTATTGCGTGTCAAGATGCAACTGCACAAATGGCTTTACTGCAATTTATGCAAGCTGGAAAAACTAAAGTAGCAGTTCCTACAACAGTTCATTGTGATCACCTTATCCAAGCAAAAGTTGGTGCAACGAGTGATTTACAAGCTGCCATGAATAATAGTAGCGAAGTGTTCAATTTCTTAGAATCAGTATCAAACAAATACGGAATTGGGTTTTGGAAACCAGGCGCAGGAATTATTCACCAAGTAGTATTAGAAAATTATGCTTTTCCTGGTGGAATGATGATCGGAACCGATTCACACACCGTAAATGCTGGTGGATTAGGAATGGTTGCCATTGGAGTTGGTGGAGCTGATGCAGTAGATGTAATGGCTGGAATGCCTTGGGAATTAAAATTTCCAAAACTTATAGGTGTTAAATTAACTGGGAAAATTTCTGGTTGGACAGCACCAAAAGATGTCATTCTTAAAGTAGCTGGCATTGTTTCTGCAAAAGGAGGAACTGGCGCAATTGTTGAATATTTTGGACCAGGCGCAATCGGATTATCTTGTACAGGTAAAGGAACTATCTGTAACATGGGAGCAGAAATAGGTGCCACAACTTCTACATTTGGTTACGATGAATCTATGGAACGTTATTTACGTGCAACGGATAGAAGCGATGTTGCAGATGCAGCTAACGAAGTAAAAGAATACCTTACGGGAGATGCAGCAGTATATGCAAACCCTGAACAATATTTTGATCAAGTTATTGAAATTAACTTGTCAGAACTTACTCCATTATTAAACGGACCATTTACGCCAGATTTATCGACAACTGTTGGTTCAGCAATGACCAAAAAAGCACAGGAGAATGATTGGCCAATGCAAGTAGAATGGGGATTAATTGGTTCTTGTACGAATTCATCTTACGAAGATTTATCAAGAGCTTCTTCTATTGCACAACAAGCATTGGACAAAGGGCTGAAAATGAAGTCTGAATTAGGAATCAATCCAGGATCAGAACAAGTACGCTATACAGCTGAACGTGATGGAATCTTGCAAGTTTTCGAAAAACTAGACGCTAAAATATTTACAAATGCTTGTGGACCATGTATTGGACAATGGGCACGATATTCAGATCCTAAAAACGCTCCAAAAAACAGTATTGTACATTCGTTCAATAGAAACTTTGCGAAGCGAGCAGATGGAAATCCAAATACACATGCTTTTGTTGCTTCACCAGAAATTACTGCAGCCATTGCGATTTCAGGTCGTTTAGACTTCAATCCAATCACTGATAAACTTATCAATGAAAATGGAGAAGAAGTAATGTTCGACGAGCCAACAGGATGGGAATTACCACCAAAAGGTTTTGAAGTAAAAGATAATGGATTTTTAGCACCTGAAGAAGATGGTTCTCATGTTCAAATTACTGTAAATCCTGATTCTGAGCGTTTGGAATTATTAACTCCATTTACGCCAATAGGAAATGAAATTAATGGCGCAAAACTATTAATAAAAGCATTTGGTAAGTGTACAACGGATCATATTTCTATGGCTGGACCTTGGTTACGTTTCCGTGGACATTTAGATAATATTTCTAATAACTGTTTAATTGGTGCCGTAAATGCATACAACATGAAAACGAACTTTGTAAAAAGTCAGTTAGATGGTGAGTACGATGCAGTTCCAAAAACAGCACGTGCATACAAAGCAGCAGGAATTTATACAATTGTAGTTGGAGATCATAACTACGGAGAAGGTTCTTCTAGAGAACACGCAGCAATGGAACCAAGACATCTAGGTGTTGCGGCGGTACTTGTAAAATCGTTTGCACGGATTCACGAAACAAACCTTAAAAAACAAGGAATGTTAGGATTAACATTTGCAACTGAAACGGATTACAATTTAATTCTAGAAGATGATACTTTCAACTTCTTAGACTTAAACGAATTTGCACCAGGAAAACCATTAACTATTGAAGCAGTTCATGCAGATGGAAGCAAGGATATCATTGTTGCAAACCATACGTACAACCAAAGTCAGATAGAATGGTACAATGAAGGTTCTGCCTTAAACTTGATTAAAAAAGAAAACGGAGCTGTTTAA
- a CDS encoding AAA family ATPase: MSDVAAIENLVKKHKELKNEIANIIVGQESVIDQILLSIFSGGHALLIGVPGLAKTLMVNTIATTLGLNFKRIQFTPDLMPSDILGSEILDESRNFKFIKGPIFANIILADEINRTPPKTQAALLEAMQERAVTVAGHHYKLDLPYFVLATQNPIEQEGTYPLPEAQLDRFMFAIHLTYPTFEEEVQVVKSTTTNVENTVKPLFNAQEIIAIQQLVRKIPVADNVVEYAVRLVSKTRPKEATATDLVKQYVDWGAGPRASQNLILAAKAHAAIQGKFSPDIEDVQAVTIGILSHRVIRNYKAEAEGITIEKIIKSLF, translated from the coding sequence ATGTCAGATGTTGCTGCTATTGAAAACCTTGTAAAAAAACACAAGGAACTCAAGAACGAAATCGCTAACATAATTGTTGGTCAAGAAAGTGTAATAGATCAAATACTACTCTCTATATTTTCTGGCGGACATGCCTTATTAATAGGTGTTCCAGGATTGGCAAAAACACTAATGGTAAACACAATTGCCACTACATTAGGACTTAACTTTAAACGTATTCAGTTTACACCAGATTTAATGCCGAGTGATATTCTAGGAAGTGAAATCTTAGACGAATCTCGCAACTTTAAATTCATAAAAGGACCAATTTTTGCCAATATTATCTTGGCAGATGAAATCAACCGAACGCCGCCAAAAACGCAAGCAGCTTTACTAGAAGCAATGCAAGAACGCGCCGTTACAGTTGCAGGACATCATTACAAGTTAGATTTACCTTACTTCGTATTAGCAACACAAAACCCAATTGAGCAAGAAGGAACATATCCGTTACCAGAAGCGCAATTGGATCGTTTTATGTTTGCCATTCACTTAACATATCCAACGTTTGAGGAAGAAGTACAAGTGGTAAAATCGACCACTACAAATGTTGAAAACACCGTAAAACCATTATTTAACGCACAAGAAATCATTGCGATTCAACAATTAGTTCGTAAAATTCCTGTAGCAGATAACGTAGTAGAATATGCAGTTCGTTTAGTTTCTAAAACACGTCCGAAAGAAGCAACTGCTACCGATTTGGTAAAACAATATGTAGATTGGGGAGCAGGACCAAGAGCGTCTCAAAACTTAATCTTAGCAGCAAAAGCACATGCGGCAATTCAAGGGAAATTTTCTCCTGACATTGAAGACGTGCAAGCAGTTACAATTGGAATTCTATCACACAGAGTCATCCGAAACTACAAAGCGGAAGCGGAAGGAATTACGATTGAAAAAATTATTAAGAGTTTGTTTTAA
- a CDS encoding peptidylprolyl isomerase, translating to MKQSIYVLVLLVALGMQAQEKEDATMVSETVKEAKIQTIDSTKPTPNRIKIDGVSAVVGDYIILESDVDKTLLDFKQQGISLEGLTRCKLLGKLMEDKLYAHQAVQDSITVAPGEIRDRVNQNIEYFSKQTGGMAELLKFYAMEDEASLRQRLMEIVKIQFLTQRMQSKVVRDVEITPEEVRQFFEKIPVDQRPVIGVELEVSQILIAPEASQEAVDKVINKLKGIKAEVEAGSSFGTKAILYSKDRASGRQGGLMAISKRMSLAKEFKDIAFSLQQGEISDPFETDFGWHIVMIDKVRGQERDVRHILLIPEITNEKLEEARKEIDTLRQRIMAEELTFDEAARSFSDDKETRNNGGKLINPATYDTHFELTKMDPEQYSQIEPLKGNEISIPLIDETRTGQKRFKLLKVTNRYNEHVADYSKDYIKIKSLALKEKQLKEVEKWIKQKIEDTYINVNQGNRDCEFQNNWLKK from the coding sequence ATGAAGCAAAGTATATATGTACTTGTGCTGCTTGTAGCATTAGGAATGCAAGCGCAAGAAAAGGAAGATGCAACAATGGTTTCTGAAACCGTGAAGGAAGCAAAAATACAAACAATAGACTCCACAAAACCAACGCCAAATCGTATCAAAATTGATGGAGTTTCGGCAGTTGTTGGTGACTATATTATTTTAGAATCTGATGTTGATAAAACACTTTTAGACTTTAAACAACAAGGAATTTCATTAGAAGGATTGACAAGATGTAAATTGTTAGGAAAACTGATGGAAGACAAATTGTATGCACACCAAGCGGTACAAGATAGTATTACCGTTGCTCCAGGTGAAATTAGAGATCGTGTTAATCAAAACATTGAATACTTTAGTAAGCAAACAGGCGGAATGGCAGAATTATTAAAATTCTATGCGATGGAAGATGAAGCTTCGTTGCGTCAGCGTTTAATGGAGATTGTTAAAATACAATTCTTAACACAACGTATGCAAAGCAAAGTGGTGCGTGATGTAGAAATTACGCCAGAAGAAGTACGTCAGTTTTTTGAGAAAATTCCAGTAGATCAACGTCCTGTAATTGGAGTTGAGTTGGAAGTTTCTCAAATTCTTATTGCACCAGAAGCATCACAAGAAGCGGTTGATAAAGTAATTAACAAACTTAAAGGAATAAAAGCAGAAGTAGAAGCAGGTTCAAGTTTTGGAACCAAAGCAATTCTATATTCTAAAGATAGAGCATCAGGTCGTCAAGGTGGATTAATGGCTATTAGTAAAAGAATGTCTTTAGCAAAAGAATTTAAAGATATTGCCTTTTCTTTACAACAAGGAGAAATCTCTGATCCGTTTGAAACAGATTTTGGATGGCATATTGTGATGATTGATAAAGTTCGTGGACAAGAAAGAGATGTACGTCACATTTTATTAATTCCAGAAATTACAAACGAAAAGCTTGAAGAAGCGCGTAAAGAAATTGATACTTTACGTCAACGAATTATGGCAGAAGAACTTACGTTTGATGAAGCTGCACGTTCATTCTCTGATGATAAAGAAACACGAAATAATGGTGGGAAATTAATCAATCCTGCAACTTATGATACACATTTTGAATTGACAAAAATGGATCCTGAGCAATATTCGCAAATAGAACCATTAAAAGGAAACGAAATATCAATTCCATTAATTGACGAAACTAGAACAGGTCAAAAACGATTCAAACTACTAAAAGTAACCAATCGTTACAATGAGCACGTAGCTGATTATTCTAAAGATTACATCAAAATTAAAAGTTTAGCGCTCAAAGAAAAGCAGTTAAAAGAAGTAGAAAAGTGGATTAAACAAAAAATTGAGGATACATATATCAATGTAAATCAAGGTAATCGCGATTGTGAATTTCAAAATAACTGGTTAAAAAAATAA
- a CDS encoding peptidyl-prolyl cis-trans isomerase encodes MRKLIFLIPVFLCVSCEYFQSSYEGEPVARVGENYLYKSDLAPLLSENMTSDDSTIIVNNYINRWATQELFILRSKINLSQEKQDAFEALIAEYRRDLYIEAYKEAIVKKTIDTTVTAFDEAAYYDSNKENFKLNVELLKLRYINIGKDNSNIEEITERFKRFEAEDKTILDSLAIQFNNYSLNDSIWVKETQVFNKIPVITAENKEKYLKKSQFYQIEDSLEVYLVRIEDKLGRNDIAPLAYVRPTVRQIILNKRKLEFIRKLEKDITKDAVKQKQFETYN; translated from the coding sequence TTGAGAAAATTAATCTTTTTAATTCCTGTCTTTTTATGTGTTTCGTGCGAATACTTTCAATCGTCGTATGAAGGCGAACCTGTTGCCAGAGTTGGTGAAAACTATTTATATAAAAGTGACTTAGCGCCATTACTTTCTGAAAACATGACTTCGGATGACAGCACAATTATTGTCAATAATTATATAAATAGATGGGCAACACAAGAATTATTCATTCTGCGTTCAAAAATCAATTTGTCGCAAGAAAAGCAAGATGCGTTTGAAGCATTAATTGCTGAATATCGACGCGATTTATACATAGAAGCGTACAAAGAAGCCATTGTAAAGAAAACGATTGATACAACCGTAACGGCTTTTGATGAAGCTGCATATTACGATTCAAACAAAGAAAACTTTAAATTGAATGTAGAGTTGCTAAAACTGCGCTACATAAATATTGGGAAAGACAATTCTAATATTGAAGAAATCACGGAACGTTTTAAGCGTTTTGAAGCGGAAGATAAAACAATATTAGATTCATTAGCAATTCAATTTAACAATTATTCGCTCAACGATTCTATATGGGTAAAAGAAACGCAGGTGTTCAATAAAATTCCTGTAATCACTGCTGAAAATAAAGAGAAATACTTAAAAAAATCACAATTTTATCAAATAGAAGATTCATTAGAAGTATATTTGGTGCGAATTGAGGATAAGCTCGGCAGAAACGACATTGCGCCACTTGCGTATGTGCGTCCTACAGTACGACAAATCATCCTTAATAAGCGCAAGCTTGAATTTATCAGAAAATTAGAAAAAGACATCACAAAAGATGCAGTTAAGCAAAAACAGTTTGAAACTTACAATTAA
- a CDS encoding peptidylprolyl isomerase: protein MKKSIQLLLILLVSLTSFAQSKKDKVLFSIEGEPTYVSEFVRVYKKNLDIIDEKDQKEIEEYFQLFLEYKLKLKEARNLNLNEKDAYIKELAGYRKQLARSYMTDTNATEKLVREAYERLQKEVKASHILINVSLDAAPKDTLVAYEKIMNLRQSIVDGADFGEVAMQNSGDPSAKSNKGNLGYFSAFRMVYPFESAAFTTKIGETSMPVRTQFGYHIIKVEDVRENVGEITVAHILLSDKKEDENKENPEEKINDIYTQLQAGSDFGALAKRFSEDRSSAVNDGKLPKFGRGRLRSKIFEDAAFGLKEANQFSKPFKSEFGWHIVKLILSHEMKSFEDEKSVLERKIKNDKRASVINTSVIKKIKKRYTITESENGRKDFYALADATFFSRNWKKPTDSIFLNKTLFQVKDTKITYDEFATYLLKVSTRFANKKPTPESFINHQYTQFMDAQLLAFYESDLENVNEDFAAIHAEYRDGLLLFDLMETEIWEKAKIDTLGLEKFFNENKENYKWEKRVEAVVASCTQENAAKQVQHLLKEGKSLDEIKAAINKDSKVNVIFSPGVYEEGHRNLPKGFKFEKGVSEIFEDGKTDFTIVKVNEIVPESYKELSEIKGKAISDYQVYLEKNWVKSLKKNYKVKINRKVYRKLEKFVK, encoded by the coding sequence ATGAAAAAGAGCATTCAATTACTTCTTATTCTTTTGGTATCGCTAACAAGTTTTGCACAGTCCAAAAAAGATAAAGTTTTATTTTCTATTGAAGGTGAACCAACATACGTTTCTGAATTTGTAAGAGTTTATAAAAAGAACCTTGATATTATTGATGAAAAGGATCAAAAAGAAATTGAGGAATATTTTCAGCTTTTTCTTGAATATAAGTTGAAGCTGAAGGAAGCCAGAAACCTTAATCTTAACGAAAAAGATGCATATATAAAGGAATTGGCAGGATATCGTAAGCAATTAGCTAGAAGTTATATGACAGATACGAACGCAACAGAAAAATTGGTTAGAGAAGCCTATGAGCGTTTACAAAAAGAAGTAAAAGCAAGTCATATATTAATAAATGTTTCTTTAGATGCTGCACCAAAAGATACATTGGTTGCGTATGAGAAAATCATGAATTTGCGTCAATCTATAGTTGATGGAGCAGATTTTGGAGAAGTTGCCATGCAAAATTCTGGAGATCCTTCGGCAAAATCTAATAAAGGTAATCTTGGTTATTTCTCTGCATTTAGAATGGTATATCCTTTTGAGTCAGCTGCTTTTACTACTAAAATCGGAGAAACGTCAATGCCAGTTCGTACACAATTTGGATATCATATTATTAAAGTAGAAGACGTTCGTGAAAATGTTGGAGAAATTACAGTTGCACATATTTTATTGTCTGATAAAAAAGAGGACGAAAATAAAGAGAATCCTGAAGAAAAAATAAATGATATCTACACGCAACTACAAGCTGGCAGTGATTTTGGAGCGTTGGCAAAACGTTTTTCTGAAGATAGAAGTTCCGCTGTAAATGACGGTAAATTGCCGAAATTTGGACGCGGACGTTTGCGCTCAAAGATATTTGAAGATGCTGCATTCGGTTTAAAAGAAGCAAATCAATTTTCAAAACCATTCAAATCTGAGTTTGGTTGGCACATTGTAAAATTGATCTTATCGCATGAAATGAAAAGCTTTGAAGATGAAAAATCGGTGTTGGAGCGTAAAATAAAAAACGACAAAAGAGCAAGTGTCATTAATACGTCTGTTATTAAAAAAATAAAAAAGCGATACACAATTACGGAAAGTGAAAACGGAAGAAAAGATTTCTATGCGTTGGCAGATGCTACTTTTTTCAGTCGAAACTGGAAGAAACCAACAGATAGTATCTTCTTAAATAAAACACTATTTCAAGTAAAAGATACAAAAATAACGTATGATGAGTTTGCTACGTATTTATTGAAAGTAAGTACGCGGTTTGCAAACAAAAAACCTACTCCAGAAAGTTTCATCAATCATCAATATACACAATTTATGGATGCGCAATTGTTGGCATTCTACGAAAGTGATTTAGAAAATGTAAACGAAGATTTTGCTGCTATTCACGCAGAATATCGCGATGGATTGTTGCTATTTGATTTAATGGAAACTGAAATTTGGGAAAAAGCAAAAATTGATACGTTGGGCTTGGAAAAATTCTTCAATGAGAACAAAGAAAACTACAAATGGGAAAAACGTGTAGAAGCTGTTGTTGCTTCTTGTACGCAAGAAAATGCGGCAAAACAGGTGCAACATTTGCTAAAAGAAGGAAAATCGTTAGATGAAATCAAGGCAGCTATTAATAAGGACAGCAAAGTAAATGTGATTTTTTCGCCGGGTGTTTATGAAGAAGGACACAGAAATCTTCCGAAAGGATTCAAATTTGAAAAAGGTGTTTCTGAAATATTTGAAGATGGAAAAACAGATTTCACTATTGTAAAGGTAAACGAAATTGTTCCTGAGAGTTACAAGGAATTATCTGAAATCAAAGGAAAAGCAATCAGCGATTATCAAGTATATCTTGAAAAAAATTGGGTTAAAAGCTTAAAGAAAAACTACAAAGTTAAGATCAACAGAAAAGTATATCGCAAACTAGAAAAATTCGTTAAATAA
- a CDS encoding T9SS type A sorting domain-containing protein has translation MKKIYFFTFFMLVSTLAFSQELFNFTGYNGAGSTETASVATINDQITVRFEDADIINNFYTENQTFIHMYLGLRTNNGSFQAVPADFNDLSWQPVLNLTDGDASVASNTYEITFTPGRLFPSLVNETILGIDFLFQNQFGGGGNNQSANMYIDLVDATLNSSTLNSNDRDRTKVNTSYSGGKLSISGINTTATIAIYNLLGRKVVDLKNIAINGSFSKYLDLPKNNIYIVKISSAEFSKTFKIVAK, from the coding sequence ATGAAAAAAATCTACTTTTTTACTTTTTTTATGCTAGTTTCTACATTAGCATTTTCACAGGAACTGTTCAACTTTACTGGCTATAATGGCGCGGGAAGTACGGAAACAGCATCTGTTGCAACTATCAACGATCAAATCACGGTTCGATTTGAAGATGCTGATATTATCAATAATTTTTACACAGAAAATCAAACGTTTATCCACATGTATTTAGGATTGCGTACAAATAATGGTAGCTTTCAAGCAGTTCCTGCAGATTTTAATGATTTAAGTTGGCAACCTGTTTTAAATTTAACAGATGGCGACGCAAGTGTTGCATCAAATACTTATGAAATTACATTTACGCCCGGACGCTTGTTTCCTTCTTTAGTGAATGAAACTATTTTAGGAATCGACTTTTTATTCCAAAATCAATTTGGCGGCGGCGGAAACAATCAATCAGCTAATATGTATATCGATTTGGTGGATGCGACTTTAAATAGCTCTACACTAAATAGTAATGATCGTGATCGTACGAAAGTGAACACGAGCTACAGCGGTGGAAAATTGAGCATTTCAGGAATTAATACAACTGCTACTATTGCAATCTATAATTTATTAGGTCGTAAAGTAGTTGATTTAAAAAATATTGCGATCAACGGAAGTTTTAGTAAGTATTTAGATTTACCGAAAAATAATATTTATATCGTAAAAATTTCTTCTGCAGAATTTTCAAAGACATTCAAAATTGTAGCTAAATAA
- a CDS encoding OmpH family outer membrane protein: MRIKHLLCTVAIVFFSFAASAQTKVGTVNINIIVSKLPEIAQVKAGIQAYEKQLQSDLKIKLDAYGKEVEEANKAFATMTEEAKKKKQQEIFELESDIQKFRQNAAQLAQLKQEELMRPLYKKVGNAVATIAKEEKFTQVFTLDGNELAYVDPLFDITLKTAKKLGLKVD; this comes from the coding sequence ATGAGAATTAAACATTTACTTTGCACAGTAGCAATCGTATTTTTTTCGTTTGCAGCTTCTGCTCAAACAAAAGTAGGAACAGTTAATATTAATATTATTGTTTCTAAACTACCTGAAATTGCTCAGGTGAAAGCTGGAATTCAAGCGTATGAAAAGCAATTACAAAGCGATTTGAAAATAAAGCTTGATGCATACGGAAAAGAAGTTGAGGAAGCTAACAAAGCATTCGCAACCATGACAGAAGAAGCCAAAAAGAAAAAGCAACAAGAGATTTTTGAGCTTGAATCTGACATTCAAAAGTTTAGACAAAACGCTGCACAGTTAGCGCAATTGAAGCAAGAAGAGTTAATGCGTCCGTTGTACAAAAAAGTAGGTAATGCTGTTGCAACTATTGCTAAAGAAGAAAAGTTTACGCAAGTTTTTACACTTGATGGGAACGAATTAGCATACGTTGATCCGTTGTTTGACATCACACTGAAAACAGCCAAGAAACTTGGATTGAAAGTTGACTAA
- a CDS encoding class I lanthipeptide has translation MKKRTLNKELFLKKVTVSSLTEEEIKGGTFGTYFVDLCYGAQTSFFGICAAKCAPPGH, from the coding sequence ATGAAAAAAAGAACATTAAACAAAGAGTTATTTTTAAAAAAGGTAACTGTTTCTTCGCTTACTGAAGAAGAAATTAAAGGAGGAACTTTCGGAACATATTTTGTAGATTTATGCTACGGAGCACAAACAAGTTTTTTTGGTATTTGCGCTGCTAAATGTGCACCTCCTGGACACTAA